In Nycticebus coucang isolate mNycCou1 chromosome 9, mNycCou1.pri, whole genome shotgun sequence, the following are encoded in one genomic region:
- the LOC128593823 gene encoding 60S ribosomal protein L7-like — protein sequence MELFLFFRLEPWRLLKKKVPAVPETLKKKRKNFTELKIKRLRKKCAQKMLRKARRKLIYEKAKHYHKEYRQMYRTEIQMARMARKAGNFYVPAEPKLAFVIRIRGINGVSPKVRKVLQLLRLRQIFNGTFVKLNKASINMLRIVEPYIAWGYPNLKSVNELIYKRGYGKINKKRIALTDNSLIARSLGKYGIICMEDLIHEIYTVGKHFKEANNFLWPFKLSPRGGMKKKTTHFVEGGDADNREDQINRLIRRMN from the exons ATGG agttgttccTCTTTTTCCGGCTGGAACCATGGCGGCTGTtgaaaaagaaggttcctgctgtgccagaaacccttaagaaaaagcgaaagaatttcacagagctgaagatcaagcgtctgagaaagaagtgtgcccaaaagatgcttcgaaaggcaaggaggaagcttatctatgaaaaagctaagcattatcataaagaatataggcagatgtacagaactgagattcagatggctaggatggcaagaaaagctggcaacttttatgtacctgcagaaccaaaattggcatttgtcatcaggatcagaggtatcaatggtgtgagtccaaaggtccgaaaagtgttgcagcttcttcgccttcgccaaatcttcaatggaacttttgttaagctcaataaggcttccattaacatgctgaggattgtagaaccgtatattgcatgggggtacccaaatctgaagtcagtaaatgagctaatctacaagcgtggttatggcaaaatcaataagaaacgaattgcgttgactgataacagtttgattgcacgatctcttggtaaatatggcatcatctgcatggaagatctgattcatgagatctatactgttggaaaacacttcaaagaagcaaataacttcttgtggccctttaagttatctccacggggagggatgaagaaaaaaacaacccactttgtagaaggtggagatgctgaTAACAGGGAAGACcaaatcaataggcttattagaagaatgaactaa